The DNA sequence TGCGGAGGGGACCCTCACCGTGCCTGCGCGTTCCAGCATGCTGCTGCGTCAGATCGAGGCACCGGACTACACCAAGCTGGATGCCCGGATCGCCCGTGAGAAGCAGGAGATCAGTGATGCAGTGAACCGCGAGGCCGCTGAGTCCGATGCAGCCCTGCGTGCCTCCGCTAAGGCAGCCGCCGACGCTGAGGAAGCCGCTGCGAAGAGCCGGGTGGCGCACGCTGAGGAATCAGCTGGAGAAGCAGAGGAGAAGCAGGACACCCATCCTTCTCCGGTCACACCCTCCACGACCGTCTCGCTCGACGCGCCTGCCAAGGTTCGTGAACTCACGGCAGCCAAGGACCAGGGGCCTGACAGTGACACCGAGGCACCTGAGGATGCTGAACCCGACGAGGTGGACGATTCCACCCCGGAGCAGGTTGAGGACCAGGCTGATGAGCCTGCCGAGGAGTCGACGGAGGACACCGACGACACCTCAGGTGAGGAGACCCCCGCGCAGGAGCTGCACCGTAAGCGCCAGACTGCAGCGCAGGATGATGATTATGACTCAGCTGTGGACGAGTACTAAGTAGCGGTCAAGCACATGAGGGGCGCCTGGGGATGACCACCGGGCGCCCCTGATCTGTTTCCACAACCACATTCGCCCTGTAGACCTCATGGATCCGTTGGGCTGTGAGGACATCCGCTGCGGTACCTTCGGCGATCTTCTCACCCGCCGCAATCATCATCACCCGGTCGCCGTATTGCGCGGTGAGGGTCAGATCATGCATGGCTGCGATCACCGTCAACCCACGTCGGGCACGGACGGCGTCGATAAGCTCCAGGGTTTCCTGCGCATGTCCGATGTCGAGCGCCGACGTCGGCTCGTCAAGGAGCAGCACCTCCGGCTCCTGTGCGAGGGCGCGCGCAAGGCTCGCGCGCTGCCGCTCACCCCCGGAAAGCGAAGAAACCAGGCGGTGGGAGTAGCTGGCGAGGTTGAGTTCATCGAGACAACGCTCGACCACCTCAGCATCATGGCGCCCGGGCACACGGTTATGCGGGTGCCTGCCCAGCAGCACATAGTCATGGACATCCAACCCCACCGGAATGGTGGGGTGCTGCGGCATGAGTGCCACGGTGCGCGCCAGGTGCCGCCGTCGGCGTGCCGCCGCCAGCCCGAGGGAGCTGATTTTCGACGAACGGCTCACGTCGATGCCTGCCAGGGTGATCAACCCGGCTTCCACAGGGAGCACCTGCGCCAGGGCATGAAGGAGTGAGGTTTTGCCACAGCCATTCGGGCCGACGATGTTGAGCCATTCACCCTGCACCACCCGGGTGCTGATCCCGGACACCGCCGTCCGACCGACACCCGGGTAGCGGACCACCACCTGTTCACATTCAACAGCGATGACCTTTTCCTCCGGGGGCATCATACTGCGGCCTCCTTGCGGGGTCTGCTGGATCGGCGCAGGATGAACAGGAAGAACGGTGCGCCAACCGCTGCGGTGACCACGCCCACGGGCAGTTCCTGTGGCGCCAGGATGGTGCGACCGATGGTGTCGGCAGTCACCAGGAAAATGGCACCCCACACCAGTGTCAGCGGCAACAGCATGCGATGTCCCGGACCGCAGATGAGACGGATTGCATGTGGCACGATGATGCCCACGAACCCGATGAGTCCGGAGATGGCCACCACAGATGCGGTGCCCAGGGTGGCCACCGCCACCAGTGACAGGCGGACCACGGTGGGATCAATACCCAGGGTGCGGGCCTCCACATCACCGACGGTCATGACATCAAGCACCCGGGCTGAGGCGAGGATCAACGCCGCACAGATCATGGCAGGAAGCGCCACGCTGACCACAGATTCCCAGCGGGAGACGTTCAGGCTGCCCAGCATCCAGACATAGATGCGGGCGACGGTATCAATATTGCGCTGCTGGATGTAGGTCTGGATGGAACTGGCAAAGGCAGCCACCGCCACTCCCGCCAGGATCACCACCGTGGCGGAGGATCCCTGTCCCACTCCCCTGCTCACCATCACGGTGGCGGACACCGCGGTGATACCACCGATGAAGGCCGCCCCGATGATACTGAACCCGCCGGCACTCAGACCCAGAACGGTGCCGCCGACGATGACAACGGTGACCCCCAGACCCGCACCGGCAGATACACCCAAGAGGTAGGGATCGGCGAGTGGATTCCGGAACACCGCCTGGTAGGCGGCACCGGACAGCGCGAGCATGGAACCAACGATCATCGCTGTCACAATGCGGGGCAGACGGATATCAAAAAACACCGCCTGCTCACGGGCGCTGAGGGTTTCCCCACCAATGAGGTGTGCCATCACCTGGGAGGGACTGAGATCAATGACTCCGGAGAACCCTGAATACACCACCACCACGAGCAACACCACAAGTGATGCGGCGGTGGCGATAAACGGGTTGGAGGCCGCTTTCCTGATTTTGTTCACTGTTACCTGGTGTGGCCTGACTCTGATCGGGTGTGGGTGGTGTTAACCGACGGTTGCCGGTGCTTCGCTATTCTCCCAGTTGGGAACGACCTGCTCATTGAGCTCATCGGCGATGGATTCCACCAGCTCAGACACGCGTGGGCCCCAGCGGGAAGCCAGATCATCATCAAGACCGATCACCTGATCATTGACCACGGCATCAATGGTCTCCCAACCGGGGCGGGAGGCGATGACATCGGCGTCCATATCCTCCGCCCTGGTGTTGGCGAGGAAGATGATGTCCGGGTTGGCTGCCACAATGGCCTCGCTGGTCAGCTGCGGGTAATCATCATTATCCGGTGCGATGGAGGTCAGGCCGAACTCGGAGTAGATCTGTCCGATGTAGGTCAGGCCGGAGACGGAGTGATAAGTGCTGCTCAGCTCGTGATAGTAGGTCAGACCCGCGTCCTTGAACTCCTGGGAAACGGAGGCCAGGGCGTCCTCCACATCGCGCTTCATCTCCTCCACCAGTTCATCTGCGGCATCGGCATGACCGCTGGCTTCACCGACAAGCGCGATCTGCTCGTAGGTGTCCTCCAGGTCCACTGAGGCCGGCACGATCAGGACCGGAACCCCAGCCGCAGTGAGCCCTTCGACGATTCCCTCCGCCTTGTTCATGATGAGCACCAGATCTGGATCATGTTCCAGCACGGATTCCACATTGGGAGTGAAACCTGACAGGCCCTCCACCAAGGGTGCGTCCTCCGGATAGTTGGAGTATTCATCCACCGCGACGACCTGGTCGCCGGCACCCACCGCGAACAACATCTCCGTGGTGGTCGGTGAAAGACTGACAATGCGCTCCGGCTGATCCTCGATGGTCACCGGGTCATAGGGATCAAAGGTGATGGTTACCGGGAACCCTTCGGCCACCTCAGCGGATTCAACCGCAGTGGTGGTGCCTGGGGAAGCCGCATCCTCTGTTGTGGAACACCCCACCAAGGCGGTGCCAGCCAAGAGCACGGAGGCAAGGAGAGCAGGCAGCGTGCGACGTCTGGTGCGTAGTCCGGAAACTGAACGTGAGGCCATGTGTGGGAATCCTTCGTATCTCTGAGGTTCGCTGCCCCGATTCAGCAACGATGAAGACCAACATCATCCACACACGGGCTCAAGAGACACGCTGACATGGGAGCGGGGTTCGTGCCGGCCGGCGGGTGGAGGAAGTTTACCTAATACTCTAATCCCTTCAGCCAAGGCAGCATCGTCCGCACCACTTATTGGGGCTGGTTTCAAGAGGTGAGAAATCCACAACGTAACTTAGAACGACGCAATTGAGGGAATGGATCTACAGACAGACAAAATCTCTCCACGCTCCTGGGTGAACTAACACCACGCCACAATGAGCCCTCGAACACCTGTATGGATGATGATATTTCCCTGTGCTTCCATGTCCACCGAGGTTGATAGCGTGAGAATTACCCTTTCCCGCATTGATGAACAGGAGCTCTTATGACACACCCCGGGGTTGATCCCCAGATTCCAACCAGCTTCCCGTCGGCAAGTGAAAACCCGAAGAAGAAAAAGGGCGGCTGTATGAAATGGGCTGGCGGTGTCGTCGCGGTCGGCATTACCATCAGTTTCATCTCCAGTCTCGGAGATTCACCCAGCGAGGAAACACCGGTTCGCGCATCAACAGCTCCAACCACCGTGGCTACCAGTACGTCCACCACTTCGTCCACCGCTGCGATTGTCGCCGCAGCAACTGAAGCCGCTACTGAAGACCCTGTCCGGGAGAGCAACGAAATTCCAACCGAGTTCCGTTCTGCTCTTAACAAGGCTGATTCCTATGCCAATCGGCAGAACATGTCCAAGAGCCGGCTTTATGACCAGCTAACTTCCGAGTATGGAGAGAGGTTCAGTCCGGAGGCTGCACAATATGCAGTGGACAACGTCGAAGCGGATTGGAATGCCAATGCTTTGGCTAAGGCACGCAACTACCAAGACCGCCAAAACATGTCCCCTGATCGCATCCACAGCCAATTGACCTCAGAGTACGGTGAGAAATTCACCGTCGCCGAAGCCGATTACGCACTGGCCAACCTCGGCACCGCTAACACAGCGGAGACTGTTGCTGACGGGGTGTCGACGGAATTCACATCCGCTCTTAACAAGGCTGATTCCTATGCCAATCGGCAGAACATGTCCAAGAGCCGGCTTTATGACCAGCTAACTTCCGAGTATGGAGAGAGGTTCAGTCCGGAGGCTGCACAATATGCAGTGGACAACGTCGAAGCGGATTGGAATGCCAATGCTTTGGCTAAGGCACGCAACTACCAAGACCGCCAAAACATGTCCCCTGATCGCATCCACAGCCAATTGACCTCAGAGTACGGTGAGAAATTCACCGTCGCCGAAGCCGATTACGCACTGGCCAACCTTTGATCAGGTCCGCTTAAAATACCTAAGAAGCCTTAGGATGCCGTGTCCGTGAGGCCATGACCTTATCCATATGAGCCACGGTCCACGCATAGACCCCCTTAACGGGCTCAACGACAGACTCTCCCAATTCGGTGAGTTCATAATCCACCCGTGGCGGAATCTGGTGGTGGGAGGTGCGGGTTACTAATCCATCCTCGACCAGCACGCTGAGTCGTTGGGTGAGGACCTTCGGGGAGATCCCCTCAACCCGGTCTTTGATCTCGCCGTTGCGCAGGGGGCCATCCTCGATGCTGAGGAGGATGAGCATCGCCCACTTATCTCCAATCGTGTCGAAGAGGTCGCGACTGAGGCAGCTTTTATTGAATGGATCCCAGGAAAGACCCGGATCATTGGCTCCGGCTGATGTCCGCAGCTCCGGATCCGCGGATGTCCGGGGCGGGGTGTTCTCCTGCGTGTCATGGGGTGAGGGAACGAGCTGCACAGGTTGACGCGTGCGGGTTTCCGCGGCGGTCACACCCCGGCCTGCCGCGTCAACGCCGACGGTGGCCCGGGGAGTTTCATTGAGAAGCCGCATTGTTCTACTCCTCATTCTCATTCACTCATCCTTCTCTCACGTTCAGGACTGCGGATACTCGCAGATGTCCTGGTGTTCTAGTGTCCTACCCATTGCGTCGCCCGCGGTGAAGGAACTGTTACGTGTTCCCGCCTACCAGTACCGTCCCTGTTTGCTGTGTATTTACTGCCCGTGGTTCTGTGGAGGTATCACCTGTTCGAGCACCCGCGATGGTCCGTGAATGTCATGTCCACCCCGCCTAGTAGGGTGGTGAGCACTGATTCACATCGAAAGGACACCACCTGTGATCGCGGCACATGGCGCAACCATCACTCTGGATGGCTCCACACTCACCATTACCCATTCCCCTCTCCTGACCGCTCTTTCGCGGTCCGGGGAGCATACGCAGACGGTTGATCTCAGCTCAGTGAGCGGGGTTGAGGTGCACCCTCCCGGATCGTTGTCCTGCGGTTCCATTGAGCTCACAGGTCAAGCCGGACCCACGGTGATCACGTTCTCCCCCAACCAGGTGGAGCAGGCGGAGTCCCTGGCTGCAGGTATCAACGCCGTCCTGCGCGGTGAAACCCCGACGCTGACCTCCGGTGGGGGCGGAAACGCCACCGCTGCCGCCACCCCGGTCCCCGGCCTGGACTTCGTCGGTTTTGATGTGGAGACCGCCAATGATGACTGGGGATCCATCTGTCAGATCGGCCTGGTCCGCTACCAGGACGGCGTGGAGACAGAATCGGTGTCCTGGCTGTGCACACCTCCAGAACCCTTCAACTTCTTCCAACCCATCAACATCAGCATCCACGGCATCACCCCTGAGCAGGTCGCGGACCAACCGGGATTTGCCGAGATGCTGCCCAAGATGGTCGATTTCGTGGGGGATCTCCCCCTGGTCGCCCACAATGCACAGTTTGATTTCACCGCACTGTCCCGTGCGTGTGATGCGGCGGGGATCACGGCACCGAACTTCAACTTCGGGTGCTCCCTGGCGTTGTCCCGGTTCTCCAGCATCAAATTTGCCAACCACAAGCTCCCCACCGTGGCCCGGGAACTGGGTGTGGAGCTGAAGAAGCACCACGACGCGGCTGAGGACGCCCGCGCCTGCGCCGGCATCACCATTGAGTTGGCACGGCGTCAGAACTTTGAAGGTGGTTTCATCGACTTCTTCCACAGCCAGGGCTTCACGGTCGGTTCCCTGGATGAGGAGAGGGTCTACCCGATCCTGCGCGACCGGTCAGGTGCAAATGTGGTGGTCCAGCGTCGTCGGTTGGGACTGGATCACCTGGGTTCCGCCGCGGAGGGCCGGGTGCCACCGGCGGCCGGCGGAAGGGCAGCTGGTGGGGCGTCGCAAAGCGTGGAGCCCGATGTGGAGAAGGCTGCGCCGAAGAAGGCGCGGGGTCGGGCACCGTGGGACAAGGTGGCCACCCCGGAGGTCATTCCTGACCCCAACCCCGATGCTGATCCATCTTCGCTGCTCTACGGCCAGCATGTCACCCTGACCGGTGACTTCGAACCCTATGAAAAGGGTGCGCTCTGGCAGCGTATCGCCGATCAGGGCGGGCAGGTGGGAAAGAACGTAACCAAGAAAACCACCATTCTGGTGGCTGGTCCGTGGGCGACCATCACCAGCAAGCAGAAACGCGCCGAAGAATTGCAGGAAAAGGGCCAGGACATTCAGATCTGGGACGACAAGCAGCTGTTCACCGCCCTCGGTTTGGACGATCAACCACCGTTCTAGGAAACACCTCTATGGTGACCAGGTGAATGCATTCATCGCAGGGAGGGAACCGGACGGAGACCCGAGCAGTCCAACCTGATTGACACAACTGATCAATCAGTCGGCTCAGGCCGCAAAGCTAGGGGGACTCCACCGCATGATCACCACCACTCCTTCCCACCACTTGTTATCACTTCATCCGCTGGAGCCCTTCCCGGATCCAGCGGGGCCCGCGTCCATCCACCTTGATGTCTCCATGCTGCAGCCGCGGTTGCATCCCCGGGCCTGGCGGGAACGGATCCGGTTGAGCGATGACGGATTCTGCGACTGCCCTGTCAGTATCAATCTTTCCCGCACCCTGGCCATGGGGCTGGTGGCAGGCTCATCAACGTTGAGCCACCGCGCGCTTGCAGAACTCAGGCTGGGAACCCGGCAGGCCTGGGATCTGGCGGCAGATAATCTCGTCGTGTCGGCCCGTTCCCCGCTCGGGACACGGTTCTACCTCCGCCAGGCAATGGATACCGGGCTGATCTCCGTCCCCGCCGCAATCCAGGTCAAGGTTCCCGGCGCGCCAGTCACCGCGTGGTTAGCCCATCCCCGGACCTTCACCATCCTCAACCGCCATCTTGAGGACCGTCTTGGTTCCGATCTGACCTATCTGGCCCCACAGCCAGACCTGCTCATCGTCCTTCCCGCTGATGACGGAGCAGATCCTGAGCCATCAGCGAAGGAGTTATCAGACACGGTGTCTGGACCGGGCCGATCAGCTGGGGAGCTGATCAGCACGGTGGCCCTGAATTACCGGTTGGGTTTTCCGGCACCCCGGGTGGCCGATATCCGGGTTCCCCAGCCTCAGGTTGCCTGACGCAGTCGGTGGGTTGTCATTAGGATCGGTGAGCGACAGATATCGCGGCATTTATCACAACACTTTTATGCAGTGTGATTACAGGAGGAACTCCCATGGCACGTCCGATCACAGCCACCTACCGGCTTCAGCTCCGAGGACCACAGGCAGACGAATCGGGGCGATCATTCGGTTTCGCCGAGGCCAAGGCACTCCTGCCCTACCTGAAGAAGCTGGGCACCAGCCACCTGTATCTCTCCCCCATCCTGACCTCCATGCCGGATTCCAACCACGGTTATGACGTGATCGACCCCACCACCATCAATGAGGAGCTCGGTGGTATCGAGGGGTTCCGCGCACTGGCGGAGGCGACCCATGAGTACGGGATGGGCATCATCATCGACATTGTGCCGAACCACCTGGGCATTGCGGTTCCCCACCTGAACAAATGGTGGTGGGATGTCCTTAAATTCGGGCAGGAATCCGAGTTTGAGTACTACTTTGATATCGACTGGCATGAAGATAACGGTTCAGGTGGCAAACTCGGTATCCCGATCCTGGGATCCGAAGGGGACACCGACAAGCTCGAGCTGGATGAGTTCAACGATGAAAAGGTTCTCCGCTACTACGAGCACATCTTCCCCATCACTCCCGGCACTGGTAGCGGCACCGCCCAGGAGGTGTATGCACGTCAGCACTACAGTTTGAATTACTGGCGTGACGGTGTGATCAACTACCGCCGTTTCTTCTCTGTGAACACCCTCGCCGGTGTCCGTCAGGAAGATGCCATGGTGTTCGAACACACCCACCGTATCTTGCGTGAACTGGTGGCTGAGGACCTCATTGACGGAGTCCGTGTGGATCATCCGGATGGATTATCGGATCCCTTCGGTTACCTTCACCGCCTGCGTGAAGTGATCGGGAAGGATCGTTGGCTGCTCATTGAGAAGATCC is a window from the Corynebacterium faecale genome containing:
- a CDS encoding ABC transporter ATP-binding protein, which gives rise to MMPPEEKVIAVECEQVVVRYPGVGRTAVSGISTRVVQGEWLNIVGPNGCGKTSLLHALAQVLPVEAGLITLAGIDVSRSSKISSLGLAAARRRRHLARTVALMPQHPTIPVGLDVHDYVLLGRHPHNRVPGRHDAEVVERCLDELNLASYSHRLVSSLSGGERQRASLARALAQEPEVLLLDEPTSALDIGHAQETLELIDAVRARRGLTVIAAMHDLTLTAQYGDRVMMIAAGEKIAEGTAADVLTAQRIHEVYRANVVVETDQGRPVVIPRRPSCA
- a CDS encoding FecCD family ABC transporter permease — protein: MATAASLVVLLVVVVYSGFSGVIDLSPSQVMAHLIGGETLSAREQAVFFDIRLPRIVTAMIVGSMLALSGAAYQAVFRNPLADPYLLGVSAGAGLGVTVVIVGGTVLGLSAGGFSIIGAAFIGGITAVSATVMVSRGVGQGSSATVVILAGVAVAAFASSIQTYIQQRNIDTVARIYVWMLGSLNVSRWESVVSVALPAMICAALILASARVLDVMTVGDVEARTLGIDPTVVRLSLVAVATLGTASVVAISGLIGFVGIIVPHAIRLICGPGHRMLLPLTLVWGAIFLVTADTIGRTILAPQELPVGVVTAAVGAPFFLFILRRSSRPRKEAAV
- a CDS encoding ABC transporter substrate-binding protein; its protein translation is MASRSVSGLRTRRRTLPALLASVLLAGTALVGCSTTEDAASPGTTTAVESAEVAEGFPVTITFDPYDPVTIEDQPERIVSLSPTTTEMLFAVGAGDQVVAVDEYSNYPEDAPLVEGLSGFTPNVESVLEHDPDLVLIMNKAEGIVEGLTAAGVPVLIVPASVDLEDTYEQIALVGEASGHADAADELVEEMKRDVEDALASVSQEFKDAGLTYYHELSSTYHSVSGLTYIGQIYSEFGLTSIAPDNDDYPQLTSEAIVAANPDIIFLANTRAEDMDADVIASRPGWETIDAVVNDQVIGLDDDLASRWGPRVSELVESIADELNEQVVPNWENSEAPATVG
- a CDS encoding Ltp family lipoprotein, producing MKWAGGVVAVGITISFISSLGDSPSEETPVRASTAPTTVATSTSTTSSTAAIVAAATEAATEDPVRESNEIPTEFRSALNKADSYANRQNMSKSRLYDQLTSEYGERFSPEAAQYAVDNVEADWNANALAKARNYQDRQNMSPDRIHSQLTSEYGEKFTVAEADYALANLGTANTAETVADGVSTEFTSALNKADSYANRQNMSKSRLYDQLTSEYGERFSPEAAQYAVDNVEADWNANALAKARNYQDRQNMSPDRIHSQLTSEYGEKFTVAEADYALANL
- a CDS encoding winged helix-turn-helix transcriptional regulator, with the translated sequence MRLLNETPRATVGVDAAGRGVTAAETRTRQPVQLVPSPHDTQENTPPRTSADPELRTSAGANDPGLSWDPFNKSCLSRDLFDTIGDKWAMLILLSIEDGPLRNGEIKDRVEGISPKVLTQRLSVLVEDGLVTRTSHHQIPPRVDYELTELGESVVEPVKGVYAWTVAHMDKVMASRTRHPKAS
- a CDS encoding exonuclease domain-containing protein, which translates into the protein MIAAHGATITLDGSTLTITHSPLLTALSRSGEHTQTVDLSSVSGVEVHPPGSLSCGSIELTGQAGPTVITFSPNQVEQAESLAAGINAVLRGETPTLTSGGGGNATAAATPVPGLDFVGFDVETANDDWGSICQIGLVRYQDGVETESVSWLCTPPEPFNFFQPINISIHGITPEQVADQPGFAEMLPKMVDFVGDLPLVAHNAQFDFTALSRACDAAGITAPNFNFGCSLALSRFSSIKFANHKLPTVARELGVELKKHHDAAEDARACAGITIELARRQNFEGGFIDFFHSQGFTVGSLDEERVYPILRDRSGANVVVQRRRLGLDHLGSAAEGRVPPAAGGRAAGGASQSVEPDVEKAAPKKARGRAPWDKVATPEVIPDPNPDADPSSLLYGQHVTLTGDFEPYEKGALWQRIADQGGQVGKNVTKKTTILVAGPWATITSKQKRAEELQEKGQDIQIWDDKQLFTALGLDDQPPF